CAGTAAGCTATTCATTTTTATGCTACCCCTCTCTTTGTAAGCCCTCTTTCTTTTTTAGAATCTTCGAAAACATATAATTTTCTGAATTTTATCCCCTACCTTCATTATATAATGAGTGAGCATTCAGTCAACAGTTTTTTGTTATACAACAACATATTTTTTAATAAAGCTGTTTATTTCGGTGAAACTATAAAGTGAAACTTTAATCAGTAGGAAGTTATTCATTCCCTCCTGATTATTAGCCACCAAATAATCGGATACATTGAAACTTTAATTTATAAAAAACTGATGGTGAAAAGACCGTGAAGGAGGGAATTTACTCATGTTCTTCTTATCTCTCTTATTAATAGGCATCGCTCTCTGGATTGTAATCGATCTTTCTTATGGGAGAATTGTTCATTTAAAGCGTGTACGTTCTCGTTCTTTCCCTTTACGTCAAAGTGATTTTCACCTTTATACATACGGAAAAGATTTGTATGACGCCCTATTTACTGATATAAAACAGGCGAAGCATCATGTGCACGTTTTGTTCTTCATTGTCAAAAACGATAAAATCAGCCGTGAATTTTTAAATTTACTTATCGATAAAGCAAAGGAAGGAATTGAAGTAAGACTTTTACTCGATCGATTAGGAAGCCACCATTTATCAAACGAGGCAATTCATTCCTTGCAAAAACATGGGGTCTCTTTTTCATTTTGTCATAAAGTAAGGTTTCCTTTTCTTTTCTTTTCTGCAAATCAAAGAAACCATAGAAAAATTACAGTTATTGACGGAAAAATTGGTTATATTGGTGGGTTTAATATTGGAGAAGAATATTTAGGACATAATCAAAAATTAGGATTATGGCGCGATTATCATTTACGCCTTACAGGGGAAGGAATACAAGATTTACAAAAGCAATTTTTACATGATTGGCTCGACGATACGAACCAAAATTTATTAGATTCACCTCTTTATTTTCCTAAGCAACAACCAGGAATCATTCTGCATCGTTTTATCCCTACTGATGGTGCCTACTTGCAAAATATATTTTTACATTTAATTGAAAGTGCGGAAAAGGACCTCTTTATCGGTACACCATATTTCATTCCTGGGAAGAAAATTATGAATGCATTATTAAAAGCGCGACAACGTGGGGTTCAAATCACGGTTCTCGTTCCAGAAAAAGCGGATCACGCCCTTGTTCGCGAAGCAAAATTCCCATATTGCCGAAAGTTAATACAAGCTGGATGCAATATTTACGTATTTCAACAAGGGTTTTTTCACGCTAAAGTTATTATAGTCGATGATTATATTTGTGATATTGGAACTGCAAACTTTGATATGAGAAGTTTATATATTAACCATGAAATCAACTGCCTTTTATATGATGAACATTTTATACAAACAGTAAAAAACAAATTCCATGAAGATCTAGAAAATGCGTCATTACTTTCCTTTAAAGATGTTAGCCCGCATTCTCTTATTGATAGGGGAAAAGAATGGGTAGGAACGATACTTGCTTTCTTTCTATAGGAAAGATAATGGATAAAGGAGATGTATTCATTATGATTATGCGTTTCGGATATGTCTCACATGCAATGGCACTCTGGGACTGTTCTCCGGCTAAAACGATGACATTTACAAGCTTTCAAAAGCTTAGTAAACAAGAACGAGAAGATAAATTATACGATGTTACGCGGCAGAATCTTGAGCATACAGTACGTATTCTTCATTACAATATAGCGCATGAAATTCCTTTATATCGCTTATCTTCTTCCATCGTCCCACTTGCAACACATCCCGAAGTCGAGTTTGATTACATCGGGTTGTTCACACCGCTTTGGCGTAAAATTGGGGCATTAATTAAAGAACACAATTTGCGAGTAAGTTTTCATCCAAATCAATTTACGCTATTTACAAGCGATAAGCCACATATTACAACTAACGCTATTACAGATATGACTTATCATTATAAAGTATTAGATGCAATAGGAATTGCAGATTCTTCTTATATTAACATCCATGTAGGTGGTGCCTATGGAAATAAAGAAAAAGCGGTTGGACGTTTTCATGAAAACATAAAAAAACTTCCTGCACATATCAAAAAGCAAATGACGCTTGAAAACGACGATAAAACATATACAACTGCTGAAACTTTATCTATTTGCCAAAAAGAAAAGATCCCTTTCGTATTTGATTATCATCATCATATGGCCAACCTTTGCGAGGAACTGCTAGAAGATTTACTTCCTGCAATTTTTGAAACTTGGTCACATACAAATATCCTTCCTAAAGTTCACATTTCCTCCCCTAAATCAGAAAAAGAGTTTAGGGCTCACGCTGAATATATTGATTTAGAGTTTATTAAACCTTTCTTACACATTGCAAAAAAAATCAATCATGATTTCGATATTATGATTGAAAGTAAACAGAAAGATTTAGCACTATTCCAATTAATAGCTGAACTTTCTTCTATAAGAGGAATGAAAAGAACAACTGGCGCAACGTTACAATGGTAAATTGTAATGTTGCGCCTTTTTTTCAAAAAGTAATTCTTATAGTAAAAATGTTCCTATTTTATATGCTATTATTTAAATTAGCATTTTCCCCCTAAGATTCAACTTTATTGAAATGGAGTCATAATATGATTAATCAAAAAAAGTATGTACAATTTGTCATAATGTATATTTTTATATTTTCCCTTTGGATATTCTTCATTCCAGATAAATGGAATATAAAAGAAATTGGAATCCTTTTCTTATTTTGTTTTGCTGCAGTCTTTTCTTGTTATTTCTCATATAAAGCAATTAAGAAGATGAAGCGCGGCGATAAATTATTTTGGGTGTTATTATTATGCACTTGCCTATGTGGATTGGCTATGGAGATAACTTTATTTCTTCATTCACTTTCTATATGCACTCAAGTCATATTCTCATATGAAGCACTACCTTTTTTCATCATCCAATATATTTTACTCTTTTCTGGCTTTACTATAAAATTCATAAAACATTACTCTATTAGAGGCCTTGCTCAATTTTCATTCGATAGCATCTTTATTGTTATTATGAATATTTATTTCACCCTAACTTTTATTTTGGATCTTTCAAGCTTCAGTATGCTAACAAAGGGCACATGGATTTTAATTGGATATTTTGTCGCACAATCATTAGTAATTTACGCCGTTATTAGCCTGTATAGAAGAGAACAATATTCTTCTAGTAGAATTTCATTAATTATTGGTTTTACTATCATTCTCGTTTACGGATATATACAGCTGTTCCAGTTCAACAAAGGAATGCAAACTTCCGCTGAAGTCTCTTATTTAATACATACCGCTTCAATTTTATTAATCTGTTTATCGTCCATACTATACATCTTGGATAAACCAATACAACATGAAACGAAAACAAAATATTATCGATTCGACTATGTGCGCTTTATATTACCCTATTTTAGTATAATCATTACTTTTTCCTTTATTATCATTCAACCTTGGGATGATAAGTTCATGTTAATCGGTCTCGTATTATCACTTATTTTTTTATTCTTACGACAACTTTACATGTGGAAAGATAATAAAGTATTAATCGATACATATGAACAGTTGACTACACAACTAGAAGATGAGGTTGAAGAAGGTGCATTTGCATTATCAAAAAGTGAACAACGCTATAAATCTTTATTTGAAGATCATCCCGATGCTGTTTTTTCTTTAAATATGAATGGTATTTTTCAACATTCTAATAAGGCATGTGAAAGCTTGTTTACCGCCTACTATTGTGAAGTAGCAAGCTATTCTCTTCTACACTTCATTGATTCAAAAGACCATGATCTACTAAAGAAAGCTTTACAAATAACAAAACAAGGTAGGCCACAAACTTTAGAAGTTCGTACAAAAGAAAAAGAAGGCTACTACTATTACCTTCACATTACACTCATCCCTACTTTCATAAATAAAGAAGTTGTTGGGATGTTCGGCATAGCACGTGATATTACAACTTTATATGAAAAGCAAAAACAAGTAGAACATTTAGCCTTTCATGATGCACTTACTGGATTACCAAATCGCCGAAAGTTTGAAAAAGATTTAAAAAACATTTTAAATACAGCTCAAACTAGCGTGAATGATGTTGCCGTTATGTTCCTTGATTTAGATCGATTCAAAAAAAT
This Bacillus paramycoides DNA region includes the following protein-coding sequences:
- a CDS encoding DUF4084 domain-containing protein, translating into MINQKKYVQFVIMYIFIFSLWIFFIPDKWNIKEIGILFLFCFAAVFSCYFSYKAIKKMKRGDKLFWVLLLCTCLCGLAMEITLFLHSLSICTQVIFSYEALPFFIIQYILLFSGFTIKFIKHYSIRGLAQFSFDSIFIVIMNIYFTLTFILDLSSFSMLTKGTWILIGYFVAQSLVIYAVISLYRREQYSSSRISLIIGFTIILVYGYIQLFQFNKGMQTSAEVSYLIHTASILLICLSSILYILDKPIQHETKTKYYRFDYVRFILPYFSIIITFSFIIIQPWDDKFMLIGLVLSLIFLFLRQLYMWKDNKVLIDTYEQLTTQLEDEVEEGAFALSKSEQRYKSLFEDHPDAVFSLNMNGIFQHSNKACESLFTAYYCEVASYSLLHFIDSKDHDLLKKALQITKQGRPQTLEVRTKEKEGYYYYLHITLIPTFINKEVVGMFGIARDITTLYEKQKQVEHLAFHDALTGLPNRRKFEKDLKNILNTAQTSVNDVAVMFLDLDRFKKINDRLGHDVGDLLLIEVSKRLRGCLRSKDIVARQGGDEFTILLPDMYSEKSAAFIAEQILTVLNKPFFIKDEELSITPSIGIAMYPDYGTDVTELMKNADMAMYRAKANGKNRFVFFSKEISIAQNEIQFLEGELTKALQQNEFFLEYQPQVSTKTKQIIGFEALIRWKHPKLGIVSPAQFIPLAEETGFIIELGNWILRTACLEAKRWHNQGFSHLKVGVNLSVVQFNHTNLIPTISKVLEETELKPEALDIEITESIAINQNQSVVAKLEQLQNLGIQISIDDFGTGYSSLAYLTKYPINTLKIAREFICGITTSPLEEAIISSIITLSKELNLEVIAEGVETEEQWKFLYEQNCDNIQGFFISKPVSSKDVWRLLHKKTTV
- the uvsE gene encoding UV DNA damage repair endonuclease UvsE, which translates into the protein MIMRFGYVSHAMALWDCSPAKTMTFTSFQKLSKQEREDKLYDVTRQNLEHTVRILHYNIAHEIPLYRLSSSIVPLATHPEVEFDYIGLFTPLWRKIGALIKEHNLRVSFHPNQFTLFTSDKPHITTNAITDMTYHYKVLDAIGIADSSYINIHVGGAYGNKEKAVGRFHENIKKLPAHIKKQMTLENDDKTYTTAETLSICQKEKIPFVFDYHHHMANLCEELLEDLLPAIFETWSHTNILPKVHISSPKSEKEFRAHAEYIDLEFIKPFLHIAKKINHDFDIMIESKQKDLALFQLIAELSSIRGMKRTTGATLQW
- the cls gene encoding cardiolipin synthase, which produces MFFLSLLLIGIALWIVIDLSYGRIVHLKRVRSRSFPLRQSDFHLYTYGKDLYDALFTDIKQAKHHVHVLFFIVKNDKISREFLNLLIDKAKEGIEVRLLLDRLGSHHLSNEAIHSLQKHGVSFSFCHKVRFPFLFFSANQRNHRKITVIDGKIGYIGGFNIGEEYLGHNQKLGLWRDYHLRLTGEGIQDLQKQFLHDWLDDTNQNLLDSPLYFPKQQPGIILHRFIPTDGAYLQNIFLHLIESAEKDLFIGTPYFIPGKKIMNALLKARQRGVQITVLVPEKADHALVREAKFPYCRKLIQAGCNIYVFQQGFFHAKVIIVDDYICDIGTANFDMRSLYINHEINCLLYDEHFIQTVKNKFHEDLENASLLSFKDVSPHSLIDRGKEWVGTILAFFL